A region from the Methylocystis iwaonis genome encodes:
- the glmS gene encoding glutamine--fructose-6-phosphate transaminase (isomerizing): protein MCGIVGILGKGPVAGQLVEALKRLEYRGYDSAGIATLEEGRLTRLRASGKLKNLEEKLAASPMRGSVGIGHTRWATHGKPNEDNAHPHANARVAVVHNGIIENFRELREELIAKGHAFTSQTDSEVVAHLVADEMQAGAAPQAAVAAALKRLKGAFALAFLFNNEPDLLIGARRGSPLAVGWSEEGAYLGSDALALAPFATSIAYLDEGDWVVLRRAGAQFFDAQDAPVERRRLPLQQGSFLVDKGNYRHYMAKEIHEQPEVVGRTLSHYLDLAEGVTRLPFELNFDPSKLTRVTISACGTAYYAGLVARYWLERFARLPVEIDIASEFRYRDPPLAENGLMIVVSQSGETADTLAALRYAKAHGQHILSIVNVETSTIARESDTVAKTLAGPEIGVASTKAFTCQLAVFACLALALGRARGVLTKERERELVSELIAAPGQMAEALSREAAVEPVARDVARASSVLYLGRGPSFPLAMEGALKLKELSYIHAEGYAAGELKHGPIALIDYAMPVIALAPPDASLEKTVSNLQEVAARGGHLILIGSPRARQEAAAELAGYIEMPETVSGPFAAIVYAVPAQLLAYHVATFMGKDVDQPRNLAKSVTVE, encoded by the coding sequence ATGTGCGGAATCGTCGGAATTCTCGGAAAAGGCCCGGTTGCCGGACAGCTCGTCGAGGCGCTGAAGCGGCTCGAATATCGCGGCTATGATTCGGCCGGGATCGCCACCCTCGAAGAGGGCCGCCTGACGCGCCTTCGCGCCTCCGGCAAGCTGAAGAATCTCGAAGAAAAGCTCGCCGCGAGCCCCATGCGCGGGAGCGTGGGCATCGGCCACACGCGCTGGGCGACGCATGGCAAGCCCAATGAGGACAACGCCCATCCCCATGCCAACGCCCGCGTCGCCGTGGTTCACAACGGCATCATCGAGAACTTCCGCGAGCTGCGTGAGGAGCTGATCGCCAAGGGCCATGCCTTCACCTCGCAGACCGACTCGGAGGTCGTCGCCCATCTTGTCGCCGACGAGATGCAGGCCGGCGCCGCGCCGCAGGCGGCGGTCGCCGCGGCTCTGAAAAGGCTCAAGGGCGCCTTTGCGCTTGCTTTTCTCTTCAACAATGAGCCTGACCTGCTCATCGGCGCGCGGCGTGGCTCGCCGCTCGCCGTCGGCTGGAGCGAGGAGGGCGCTTATCTCGGCTCCGACGCGCTGGCGCTCGCGCCCTTCGCCACGTCGATCGCTTATCTCGACGAAGGCGACTGGGTCGTGCTGCGCCGCGCGGGTGCGCAATTCTTCGACGCGCAAGACGCGCCTGTCGAGCGGCGTCGCCTGCCTTTGCAACAGGGCTCGTTCCTGGTCGATAAGGGCAATTACCGCCATTACATGGCCAAGGAGATTCACGAGCAGCCAGAGGTCGTCGGCCGCACGCTGTCGCATTACCTCGACCTTGCCGAGGGCGTCACGCGCCTGCCCTTCGAGCTGAACTTCGATCCCAGCAAGCTGACGCGGGTGACGATTTCCGCCTGCGGCACCGCCTATTATGCCGGGCTCGTCGCGCGCTATTGGCTGGAGCGTTTCGCCCGGCTGCCGGTCGAGATCGACATCGCCTCGGAGTTCCGCTACCGCGACCCGCCTTTGGCCGAGAACGGGCTCATGATCGTCGTCTCACAGTCGGGCGAGACGGCCGACACGCTCGCGGCCTTGCGCTACGCCAAGGCGCATGGCCAGCACATTCTCTCGATCGTCAATGTCGAGACCTCGACCATCGCCCGCGAGAGCGACACGGTGGCCAAGACGCTCGCCGGGCCGGAGATTGGCGTCGCCTCGACCAAGGCGTTCACCTGCCAGCTTGCGGTTTTCGCCTGTCTCGCCTTGGCGCTCGGGCGCGCGCGGGGCGTGCTGACGAAGGAACGCGAACGGGAGCTGGTCTCGGAGCTTATCGCCGCGCCGGGCCAGATGGCCGAGGCGCTGTCCCGCGAGGCGGCGGTCGAGCCGGTGGCGCGCGATGTGGCGCGGGCGTCAAGCGTGCTCTATCTCGGGCGCGGCCCGTCCTTTCCGCTGGCGATGGAGGGCGCGCTCAAGCTCAAGGAGCTGTCTTATATCCATGCCGAGGGTTATGCGGCGGGCGAGCTGAAGCACGGCCCCATCGCGCTCATCGACTACGCCATGCCGGTGATCGCGCTGGCGCCGCCGGACGCGAGCCTCGAAAAGACGGTGTCGAACCTGCAGGAAGTCGCCGCGCGCGGCGGGCATCTGATCCTGATCGGCTCGCCGCGCGCCCGGCAGGAGGCGGCGGCGGAACTGGCCGGCTATATCGAGATGCCGGAGACGGTCTCGGGGCCCTTCGCGGCGATCGTCTACGCCGTGCCGGCGCAGCTTCTCGCCTACCACGTTGCAACTTTCATGGGCAAAGACGTGGATCAGCCGAGGAATCTCGCAAAGAGCGTCACGGTGGAGTAA
- a CDS encoding ABC transporter permease — MLASIPPAYIAPFERAWRHRELIRAVVRREFISRFRGSFLGPAWAALSPLVMLLTYTTLFSITVPQLSAGMSVTDYASGIFIGLIVFNLFSELAYRAPILLHEHVNFVKRSIFPSETIAWTATIRAFTYAGVAFGVYIAFRLLTAGSVPLTIVLTPLLVVPFFLFILGVVWFLMALGAFTRDVAHIMASIVPVLMFATPIFYRLDQIAQMSTSTAMWLRLNIVGDYIEMLRAVALDGYVPNVFGYLLVVAVSYAVFIGGYQFFMRYKSVIVDVI; from the coding sequence TTGCTCGCCTCGATCCCGCCCGCCTATATCGCCCCTTTCGAGCGGGCCTGGCGTCACCGGGAGCTCATTCGCGCCGTCGTGCGGCGGGAATTCATCTCGCGCTTTCGCGGCTCTTTCCTGGGGCCGGCCTGGGCGGCGCTCTCGCCGCTGGTGATGCTGCTCACCTATACGACGCTCTTCTCGATCACCGTGCCGCAGCTTTCCGCCGGCATGAGCGTGACGGATTACGCCAGCGGCATCTTCATCGGGCTGATTGTCTTCAACCTCTTCAGCGAGCTCGCCTATCGCGCGCCGATCCTGCTCCATGAGCATGTGAATTTCGTCAAGCGCTCGATCTTCCCGAGCGAGACCATCGCCTGGACGGCGACGATCCGCGCTTTCACCTATGCCGGCGTCGCCTTCGGCGTTTATATCGCCTTCCGCCTGCTGACGGCGGGGAGCGTGCCGCTCACCATCGTGCTGACGCCGCTGCTCGTCGTCCCCTTCTTCCTGTTCATCCTGGGCGTCGTCTGGTTTCTGATGGCGCTCGGCGCCTTCACGCGCGACGTCGCGCATATCATGGCGTCGATCGTTCCGGTGCTGATGTTCGCGACGCCGATCTTCTACCGGCTCGACCAGATTGCGCAGATGTCGACCTCGACGGCGATGTGGCTGCGCCTCAATATCGTCGGCGACTATATCGAGATGCTGCGCGCCGTCGCGCTCGACGGCTATGTGCCGAACGTCTTCGGCTATCTGCTCGTCGTCGCCGTCTCCTACGCCGTGTTCATCGGGGGCTACCAGTTCTTCATGCGCTACAAATCGGTCATCGTCGATGTCATCTGA
- a CDS encoding glucan biosynthesis protein, translating into MFERRDVLKAAFGALASGISPSILHAEPTPPAPPATFSRDVIVELARTLASRPYAAPPADLREPFASLTYEQFVGIKTKPGSALWAGENKGFSIEPLHRGNIFTAAVDLFVIDNGAAVKIAYDQSRFDYGGLKVPEKLPDIGYSGFRVLRAPPGGQEAELAIFQGASFYRAVAAGQNLGVTARGLSIRTADPRGEEFPAFRSFWIEKPVLGANALVIHALLDSPSVAGVYHFTLRPGEATIIDTELTLFPRTNVDHYGVAGFAAASLYAPLNPRRRNDDLRPMVTAINGLQMLTGSGEWLWRPVANREELQFSSFVDVNPKGFGALLRDRDISSYQDDDQHWERRPSLWIEPLGEWGDGAMQLVEIPSESENNENIVAYWRPKAPLVGGAQANFAYRQFWCWEPPSRPPLAVAVQSRSGKVPSAKLRRFVVVFSGEVLGDPQKTARLSAALTTSPGSATNVRTFLNPQAKTCRVVFDVDPAGENYCEIRLVLRADEQPISETWLYRWTP; encoded by the coding sequence ATGTTTGAACGTAGAGATGTTCTCAAAGCGGCTTTCGGCGCCCTTGCGTCGGGCATTTCGCCTTCTATCCTCCATGCCGAGCCGACGCCCCCGGCGCCGCCGGCGACCTTCTCGCGAGATGTGATCGTCGAGCTCGCGCGCACGCTGGCCTCCCGCCCTTACGCCGCGCCGCCCGCCGATTTGCGCGAGCCTTTCGCAAGCCTCACCTATGAGCAATTCGTCGGCATCAAGACCAAGCCTGGGTCTGCCCTTTGGGCTGGAGAAAACAAGGGCTTTTCGATCGAGCCGCTGCATCGCGGCAATATTTTTACCGCGGCCGTCGACCTCTTCGTTATCGACAATGGCGCGGCGGTCAAAATCGCCTATGACCAGAGCCGCTTCGACTATGGCGGCCTGAAAGTCCCCGAAAAGCTGCCGGACATCGGCTATTCCGGCTTTCGCGTGCTACGCGCGCCGCCCGGCGGCCAGGAAGCCGAGCTCGCAATCTTCCAGGGCGCGAGCTTCTACCGCGCGGTCGCCGCCGGCCAGAATCTCGGGGTGACGGCGCGCGGCCTCTCCATCCGCACAGCCGACCCGCGCGGCGAGGAATTCCCGGCCTTCCGCAGCTTCTGGATCGAGAAGCCCGTTCTCGGGGCCAATGCGCTCGTCATCCATGCGCTCCTCGATTCGCCGAGCGTCGCCGGCGTTTATCACTTCACCTTGCGCCCGGGCGAAGCGACGATCATCGACACCGAGCTGACGCTCTTCCCGCGCACCAATGTCGATCATTATGGGGTCGCGGGCTTTGCCGCCGCCTCGCTCTACGCGCCGCTCAATCCCCGCCGCCGCAACGACGATCTGCGGCCGATGGTGACCGCGATCAATGGCCTGCAGATGCTGACCGGCTCCGGCGAGTGGCTCTGGCGGCCGGTCGCCAATCGCGAGGAGCTGCAATTTTCGTCTTTCGTCGACGTCAATCCCAAGGGCTTCGGCGCTCTGCTGCGCGATCGGGACATCTCCAGCTATCAGGATGACGACCAGCATTGGGAGCGCCGCCCCTCCCTGTGGATCGAGCCGCTCGGCGAGTGGGGCGACGGCGCCATGCAGCTCGTCGAAATCCCGTCCGAGTCCGAAAACAACGAAAACATCGTCGCTTACTGGCGCCCGAAGGCGCCCCTGGTCGGCGGCGCGCAGGCCAATTTCGCCTATCGCCAGTTCTGGTGCTGGGAGCCGCCGAGCCGTCCGCCGCTGGCGGTCGCCGTTCAGTCCCGCTCGGGTAAAGTCCCAAGCGCCAAGCTGCGCCGTTTTGTTGTCGTTTTTTCTGGCGAGGTTCTGGGCGACCCGCAAAAAACGGCGCGTCTTTCGGCGGCTTTGACCACTTCGCCCGGATCAGCGACGAACGTGCGCACGTTTCTCAATCCGCAGGCGAAAACCTGCCGTGTCGTGTTCGACGTCGATCCCGCCGGCGAAAACTATTGTGAAATTCGTCTCGTCCTGCGCGCGGACGAGCAGCCGATCAGCGAAACGTGGCTCTACAGATGGACACCCTGA
- a CDS encoding FAD-dependent oxidoreductase — MLTRRQTMRLLGAAALAPRRVAAEPDYRISAWTGDSFAPMHAIRDGLWDRPAPAPERRVEVAIVGGGLAGLAAATLLRDRDILLLERETEPGGAAKSGRWRDIDYALGSAYFVDVAEPFGPFYEALGLTPRPVPQPENRVIANGSADALAGPLREPFERLRGLVEKLVAGPDLPKTPIEAAPSAALALDRLTLRQFLLREQIDPALLPYLDAFSRSAMGAPAAEVSAYVGLNFLTELAGRIYAFPGGNAALAKAMAARVSSAGAGRIATGAAVFAVEPSGDGGEARVAWFDAENPGEPRCVAAKWVVLAAPFFFAARLLRGIDPVAKAAMTRLRQGSFLVANCCFEGALAPGAFDCWTPEAERVTDAIDAGAALGERRPKDHGVLTVYAPFRDPQMGRAQLLAGDGAALAEPIVAELRRFLPEAFSGKRLAQVRLTRWGHHHLIPAPGIVETMRTLPKRYGNVLLAHSDGQGMPAVESAITEAHRAAAIIKGK; from the coding sequence ATGCTGACTCGCCGGCAGACCATGAGACTCTTGGGCGCCGCCGCGCTTGCGCCGCGGCGCGTGGCCGCCGAGCCGGATTACCGGATCAGCGCATGGACGGGCGACAGTTTCGCGCCCATGCACGCCATCCGCGACGGTCTTTGGGACCGGCCGGCGCCCGCGCCCGAGCGGCGGGTCGAGGTCGCCATCGTCGGCGGCGGCCTCGCGGGCCTCGCCGCCGCGACCCTGCTGCGCGACCGCGACATTTTGCTGCTGGAGCGCGAGACGGAGCCCGGCGGCGCCGCCAAATCCGGGCGCTGGCGCGACATCGATTATGCGCTGGGCTCGGCTTATTTCGTCGACGTCGCCGAACCCTTCGGCCCCTTCTACGAGGCGCTGGGACTGACGCCGCGTCCCGTCCCGCAGCCTGAGAATCGCGTCATCGCCAACGGCTCTGCCGACGCTCTCGCCGGGCCGCTGCGCGAGCCCTTCGAGAGACTGCGCGGCTTAGTGGAAAAGCTCGTGGCGGGCCCCGACCTCCCTAAAACGCCGATCGAGGCGGCGCCATCCGCGGCGCTGGCGCTCGACCGGCTGACGCTGCGCCAGTTTCTCCTTCGGGAGCAGATCGACCCCGCCCTCCTCCCCTATCTCGACGCCTTCAGCCGCTCGGCCATGGGCGCGCCGGCCGCCGAAGTCTCGGCCTATGTGGGATTGAACTTCCTCACCGAGCTTGCCGGCCGGATTTACGCCTTTCCGGGCGGCAACGCCGCGCTTGCAAAGGCGATGGCGGCGCGGGTTTCGAGCGCCGGAGCGGGCCGTATCGCAACCGGCGCGGCGGTCTTCGCGGTCGAGCCGTCGGGCGACGGGGGCGAGGCCCGGGTGGCCTGGTTCGACGCTGAAAACCCCGGGGAGCCCCGCTGCGTGGCGGCCAAATGGGTCGTGCTCGCCGCGCCCTTTTTCTTTGCGGCGCGACTCCTGCGCGGGATCGACCCCGTCGCCAAAGCGGCGATGACGCGCCTGCGACAGGGAAGCTTTCTCGTCGCCAATTGCTGCTTCGAGGGCGCCCTGGCGCCCGGCGCCTTTGACTGCTGGACCCCGGAAGCCGAGCGCGTCACCGACGCCATCGACGCCGGCGCCGCGCTTGGCGAGAGACGGCCGAAGGACCACGGGGTTCTCACGGTCTACGCGCCGTTCCGAGACCCGCAGATGGGGCGCGCGCAATTGCTGGCGGGCGACGGCGCGGCGCTGGCCGAGCCGATCGTGGCGGAGCTGCGACGCTTCCTGCCCGAGGCCTTTTCAGGGAAGCGCCTCGCCCAGGTGCGGCTGACGCGCTGGGGGCATCACCATCTCATCCCGGCGCCCGGGATCGTCGAAACCATGCGGACGCTGCCGAAGCGCTATGGCAATGTCCTGCTGGCCCACTCCGACGGCCAGGGCATGCCGGCCGTCGAGAGCGCGATCACCGAGGCGCATCGGGCGGCCGCCATCATCAAGGGCAAGTGA
- the glmU gene encoding bifunctional UDP-N-acetylglucosamine diphosphorylase/glucosamine-1-phosphate N-acetyltransferase GlmU encodes MSSSRKALAIVLAAGEGTRMKSDTPKVLHQVAGRSMLAHVLAAVAEAGVETIAVVVGPGREDVTAEALKRAPHAQTFVQAERLGTAHAVLAARAAIAAGCDDLLVLFADTPLVTGATIRALREALAAGAGVAALGFSAADPFGYGRLLQDEAGRLVAIREEKDASAAERAIRLCNAGLMAIDGAAAADWLGQIGNSNAKGEFYLTDIVEIARACGREARVVVADETEVLGVNDRIQLAQAEAVAQNRLRRAAMAAGVTMIAPETVFLSADTVLGRDVTIEPHVVIGPGVSIADKAVIHAFSHLEGASVGQGATIGPFARLRPGAALAEAAKVGNFVEIKNANVAKGAKVNHLTYIGDADIGANANIGAGTITCNYDGFFKYRTEIGENAFIGSNSALVAPVKIGAGAYVGSGSVVTKDVRGDALVVARGRQMEKAGWAASFRAIQAERKAAAKKS; translated from the coding sequence ATGTCGAGCTCCCGCAAAGCGCTCGCGATCGTCCTCGCCGCCGGCGAGGGGACGCGTATGAAGTCGGATACGCCGAAGGTTCTGCATCAGGTCGCCGGCCGCTCGATGCTGGCCCATGTGCTCGCCGCCGTCGCCGAGGCCGGCGTCGAGACGATCGCCGTCGTGGTCGGGCCGGGCAGGGAGGACGTTACGGCCGAAGCGCTGAAGCGCGCCCCGCATGCCCAGACCTTCGTCCAGGCGGAGCGCCTGGGCACGGCGCACGCGGTTCTCGCGGCGCGCGCGGCGATCGCCGCCGGATGCGACGACCTCCTCGTTCTTTTCGCCGACACGCCGCTCGTGACCGGCGCGACGATCCGCGCGCTGCGGGAAGCGCTGGCGGCCGGCGCCGGCGTCGCGGCGCTGGGTTTTTCGGCGGCTGACCCCTTCGGATATGGGCGGCTGCTGCAGGACGAGGCCGGGCGCCTCGTCGCCATCCGCGAAGAGAAGGATGCGAGCGCGGCGGAGCGCGCCATCCGGCTCTGCAACGCCGGGCTGATGGCGATCGATGGGGCGGCGGCCGCCGATTGGCTCGGCCAGATCGGCAATAGCAACGCCAAGGGCGAATTTTATCTGACGGACATCGTCGAAATCGCCCGCGCGTGCGGGCGCGAGGCGCGCGTTGTCGTCGCTGACGAGACAGAGGTGCTCGGCGTCAACGACCGCATTCAGCTCGCCCAGGCAGAGGCCGTAGCGCAGAACCGCCTCCGCCGCGCCGCGATGGCCGCGGGCGTCACCATGATCGCGCCCGAGACGGTTTTCCTGTCGGCCGACACGGTTTTGGGCAGAGACGTGACGATCGAGCCCCATGTCGTCATCGGCCCCGGCGTCTCGATCGCCGACAAAGCCGTGATCCACGCCTTTTCGCATCTCGAAGGCGCAAGCGTCGGGCAGGGCGCGACGATCGGGCCTTTCGCTCGGCTGCGGCCGGGCGCGGCGCTTGCGGAAGCGGCGAAGGTCGGCAATTTCGTCGAGATCAAGAACGCCAATGTCGCCAAGGGCGCAAAGGTCAATCACCTGACCTACATCGGCGACGCCGACATCGGCGCCAACGCCAATATCGGCGCGGGCACGATCACCTGCAATTACGACGGCTTCTTCAAATATCGCACGGAGATCGGCGAGAACGCCTTCATCGGCTCCAATTCTGCGCTGGTCGCGCCGGTGAAGATCGGGGCGGGGGCCTATGTGGGCTCGGGCTCGGTCGTCACCAAGGATGTGCGCGGCGACGCGCTCGTCGTGGCGCGGGGCCGGCAGATGGAGAAAGCCGGCTGGGCGGCGTCTTTCCGGGCGATACAGGCGGAGAGGAAGGCTGCGGCCAAGAAGTCGTGA
- a CDS encoding glycosyltransferase, whose protein sequence is MGQISETPPPARPLAGKTVAVVHAAWHSCGSYQVNVSQIAAYQALGARVLSVAMMDALTPPAPDGGRWPSYLAATRDIGADRRYFCGAPNAALASRLLLDGWWRLIHGDQASWLIEIAKRVPVPDDLEAIDLFHANHYITLPFVERLKRGRRVPVILETQDIQARQYVLRNQGGFFIPPYVGYDEMLAVELDWMRRADLCAHLNEEEDRDFRALLPQARHALIYPAVLDVPRAAGGEIIIVASDNYANYKSLRWLLQEVVPRADGARVAIYGNIDAGVKQRDPALYEAHRALFRGRVENIGAVYANAGCVLLPTVEGHGLSIKAVEALSCGAPLIATPLAFRGMKVDPSAFSNVSLAEDAEQFARLWREAQARADAGETPAAASDTRKYYEAVFSPAAYARALAAELETLPA, encoded by the coding sequence TTGGGGCAGATTTCGGAGACGCCGCCTCCTGCGCGGCCGCTCGCCGGGAAGACCGTCGCCGTCGTCCACGCCGCCTGGCACAGTTGCGGCAGCTATCAGGTCAACGTCAGTCAGATCGCCGCCTATCAGGCGCTCGGCGCGCGCGTGCTGTCCGTTGCGATGATGGACGCGCTGACCCCGCCGGCGCCCGATGGCGGGCGCTGGCCGTCCTATCTCGCCGCCACCCGCGACATTGGGGCCGATCGACGCTATTTCTGCGGCGCGCCGAACGCCGCTCTGGCGTCGCGGCTGCTCCTTGACGGCTGGTGGCGCCTCATCCATGGCGATCAGGCGTCATGGCTGATCGAGATCGCCAAGCGGGTTCCCGTGCCGGACGATCTCGAAGCGATCGATCTCTTCCACGCCAACCACTATATCACGTTGCCCTTCGTCGAGCGATTGAAGCGGGGCAGGCGGGTTCCTGTGATCTTGGAGACGCAGGACATCCAGGCGCGGCAATATGTGCTGCGCAATCAGGGCGGCTTTTTCATCCCGCCTTACGTCGGCTACGATGAGATGTTGGCGGTCGAACTCGATTGGATGCGCCGCGCCGATCTCTGCGCGCATCTCAATGAGGAGGAAGACCGCGACTTCCGGGCGCTTTTGCCGCAGGCGCGCCATGCGCTGATCTACCCGGCCGTGCTCGACGTTCCACGCGCGGCGGGCGGCGAGATCATCATCGTCGCGAGCGACAATTACGCCAATTACAAGAGCCTGCGCTGGCTTTTGCAGGAGGTCGTCCCGCGCGCGGACGGCGCCCGAGTTGCGATCTACGGCAATATTGACGCGGGCGTGAAGCAGCGCGATCCCGCGCTTTACGAGGCGCATCGCGCGCTATTCCGAGGGCGGGTCGAGAATATCGGCGCGGTCTACGCCAATGCGGGCTGCGTCCTGCTGCCGACGGTCGAGGGGCATGGCCTCTCCATCAAGGCTGTGGAGGCGCTCTCCTGCGGCGCGCCGCTCATCGCGACGCCGCTCGCTTTTCGCGGCATGAAGGTCGATCCGTCAGCTTTCTCGAATGTCTCTCTGGCCGAGGACGCCGAGCAATTCGCCCGGCTTTGGCGCGAGGCGCAGGCGCGCGCCGACGCCGGCGAAACGCCCGCGGCCGCAAGCGACACACGCAAATATTACGAGGCAGTCTTCAGCCCCGCGGCCTATGCGCGGGCGCTGGCGGCGGAGCTGGAAACCCTTCCCGCATGA
- a CDS encoding LptF/LptG family permease: MPRLLFFYLFKRVGFSVLIVQLALSVPVVLSYLLYQLPPAAVRGGLVIPALVGVTPTVAYMTLPMAIGVGAALEFSRMASEGMIAVLYALRLSVWSICRPTLSLAAGVVVLGYILANIIAPHYSSNMQDVLNVVRNSLNHRMLDAAHFYTFSNGVKTLYIERWITPDIAANLFIRQISIEKMEEETITAARAEFRRNDSGVIVALSNGSIQTRSVTSNEVRIANFDEYAMALPMQGSSSLPDRGWKGVYELSAGEFLASMKLAKQDHRQFGEWMAEAAKRFGAPALALAHALLAMALTLTFGNITGRRGAAGSLPIIAIPAAHIGFLVGLESLLRISAWFAIPLVAAVGVEIGVSAWLIGRLNYSPRAKRFDAPAPATTAGYAAPAA, from the coding sequence ATGCCCCGCCTCCTCTTTTTCTATCTCTTCAAGCGCGTGGGCTTCAGCGTCCTCATCGTTCAGCTCGCCTTGTCGGTTCCAGTCGTTCTTTCCTATTTGCTCTATCAATTGCCGCCGGCGGCCGTGCGCGGCGGGCTCGTTATCCCGGCGCTGGTCGGCGTGACGCCGACAGTCGCTTATATGACCTTGCCGATGGCGATCGGCGTCGGCGCCGCGCTCGAATTCTCGCGCATGGCCAGCGAAGGCATGATCGCCGTGCTCTATGCGCTGCGGCTTTCCGTCTGGTCGATCTGCCGTCCGACATTATCGCTCGCCGCGGGCGTCGTCGTGCTCGGCTATATTCTCGCCAACATCATCGCCCCCCACTATTCGAGCAACATGCAGGACGTGTTGAACGTCGTCCGCAATTCGCTCAACCACCGCATGCTCGACGCGGCGCATTTCTACACTTTCTCGAATGGCGTGAAGACGCTCTACATCGAGCGCTGGATCACGCCCGACATCGCCGCCAATCTGTTCATCCGGCAGATTTCCATCGAGAAGATGGAAGAAGAAACGATCACCGCCGCGCGCGCGGAATTCCGCCGCAACGACTCGGGCGTCATCGTCGCGCTCTCCAACGGCAGCATCCAGACCCGCTCGGTCACGAGCAATGAGGTGCGGATCGCCAATTTCGACGAATACGCCATGGCGCTTCCTATGCAGGGCAGCAGCTCCCTGCCCGATCGCGGCTGGAAAGGCGTTTACGAGTTGTCGGCGGGAGAATTCCTCGCCAGCATGAAGCTCGCAAAGCAGGATCATCGCCAGTTCGGCGAGTGGATGGCAGAGGCGGCGAAACGCTTCGGCGCGCCGGCGCTCGCGCTCGCGCACGCGCTACTCGCCATGGCGCTGACCCTGACCTTCGGCAATATCACAGGTCGGCGCGGCGCGGCCGGCAGCCTGCCGATCATCGCCATTCCGGCGGCGCATATCGGTTTTCTGGTGGGGCTGGAATCGCTGCTGCGCATCAGCGCCTGGTTCGCGATCCCCTTGGTGGCCGCCGTGGGCGTCGAGATCGGCGTCTCGGCCTGGCTCATCGGCAGGCTGAATTACAGCCCGCGCGCCAAGCGCTTCGACGCTCCTGCGCCGGCGACGACGGCTGGCTACGCCGCGCCGGCCGCCTGA
- a CDS encoding ABC transporter ATP-binding protein, whose protein sequence is MSSEPAIRCKGIGKAFQLYAHQNDQLKQILFGLWKTFYKEKWVLHDMTFTVEKGGRVGILGRNGAGKTTLLQIICGITMPTKGEFEVKGRIAPILALGSGFDGLLTGRENARIGAAILGLSRREVDECIEDIAAFADIGPFFEQPMRTYSMGMIARVAFAICAHAKADVLIVDEALSVGDEIFQRKCEKYIADFSRTGTILMVSHDLDFLENLCDRILWLEQGVVKEIGEPKRIIADYRAAMLAEEAQAAGAA, encoded by the coding sequence ATGTCATCTGAGCCGGCCATTCGCTGCAAGGGCATCGGAAAAGCCTTCCAGCTCTATGCGCATCAGAACGACCAATTGAAGCAGATCCTCTTCGGCCTGTGGAAGACCTTCTACAAGGAGAAGTGGGTTCTGCACGACATGACCTTCACGGTCGAGAAGGGCGGGCGCGTCGGCATTCTCGGGCGCAATGGCGCCGGCAAGACGACGCTGCTGCAGATCATCTGCGGCATCACCATGCCGACCAAAGGGGAATTCGAGGTCAAGGGGCGCATCGCGCCGATCCTGGCGTTGGGCTCCGGCTTCGACGGGCTGCTGACGGGGCGCGAGAACGCCCGCATTGGCGCGGCGATCCTTGGCCTGTCGCGCAGGGAAGTCGACGAGTGCATCGAGGACATCGCCGCCTTTGCCGACATCGGCCCCTTCTTCGAGCAGCCGATGCGGACCTATTCCATGGGCATGATCGCGCGCGTCGCCTTCGCGATTTGCGCCCACGCCAAGGCGGATGTGCTCATCGTCGACGAGGCGCTTTCGGTCGGCGACGAGATCTTTCAGCGCAAATGCGAGAAATATATCGCTGACTTCAGCCGGACCGGCACGATCCTGATGGTCTCGCATGATCTCGATTTTCTCGAGAATCTCTGCGATCGCATCCTTTGGCTGGAGCAGGGCGTGGTCAAGGAGATCGGCGAGCCCAAGCGCATCATCGCCGATTATCGCGCCGCAATGCTGGCCGAGGAAGCTCAGGCGGCCGGCGCGGCGTAG